A section of the Ruania halotolerans genome encodes:
- a CDS encoding extracellular solute-binding protein encodes MTKVVRRVSAVVAVGALALVACSSTDDGADGDGGPVALDIRVQAGVTIPEDDPIREALEEVLDIDITMTATAGDDYGTQLSADVAAGDLPDMFQLNRVQANEFSDQGLLLDVTEYLDDELAPYAEAMGEDSVTIGQMNEGTYATVTGSGWNYNSFWIRKDWLDNLGLDVPETIDDFYDVAVAFTEDDPDGNGHDDTYGLGAASDGGSWSPIWPAFGSGGIGTDYGGTSGGTFYEQDGEVVHGFYDPNTREALEWIQELVATGAVDPDFMTLDSNQAHERAMQGTVGMINIGWPNFTKPEFVDQYREVQPDAEWIQMLPPTGPDGESGYSRDGYSARMYGFSAELANEPEKMQAIFDLINYSASEEGRTLVSHGIEGVHYNLEDGEVVPTQARVNEGSYMWIYQFTGRNEGEYLPITFPEAVDEIHFAQEQPTFTTLGSLVLAPDGFSMGDSTRFAQEGFIGFVTGDRSMDEYDEFLETLANDFGHQEYVAAGIEQLNDLGFG; translated from the coding sequence ATGACCAAAGTTGTTCGAAGAGTTTCCGCTGTCGTTGCTGTCGGTGCCCTCGCGCTCGTGGCATGCAGCTCGACCGACGACGGCGCCGACGGCGACGGCGGCCCGGTGGCTCTGGATATTCGCGTGCAGGCGGGGGTGACGATCCCCGAGGACGATCCGATCAGAGAAGCACTGGAAGAGGTGCTCGACATCGACATCACCATGACGGCTACTGCTGGCGACGACTACGGCACACAACTCTCAGCGGACGTGGCCGCAGGTGATCTGCCAGACATGTTCCAGCTCAACCGGGTCCAGGCGAACGAATTCTCCGACCAGGGCCTTCTGTTGGACGTGACCGAGTATCTCGACGATGAGCTGGCCCCGTACGCAGAGGCGATGGGCGAGGACAGTGTCACGATCGGGCAGATGAACGAAGGGACGTATGCCACTGTCACCGGGAGCGGGTGGAACTACAACTCGTTCTGGATCCGGAAGGACTGGCTGGACAACCTAGGTCTGGACGTCCCGGAGACCATCGATGACTTCTACGACGTTGCGGTCGCCTTCACCGAAGATGACCCCGACGGCAACGGTCATGACGACACCTATGGGCTTGGCGCTGCCAGTGACGGCGGGAGTTGGTCTCCGATATGGCCTGCATTCGGTTCCGGGGGTATTGGCACCGACTACGGCGGCACGAGTGGCGGAACCTTCTACGAGCAGGACGGTGAGGTCGTCCACGGCTTCTACGACCCGAACACCCGCGAAGCCCTCGAGTGGATCCAGGAACTGGTCGCAACCGGCGCGGTCGACCCTGATTTCATGACCTTGGACAGCAACCAGGCGCACGAACGGGCCATGCAGGGCACCGTCGGCATGATCAACATCGGCTGGCCGAACTTCACCAAGCCCGAGTTTGTCGACCAGTACCGTGAGGTCCAGCCCGACGCCGAGTGGATCCAGATGCTCCCACCGACCGGACCCGATGGCGAGAGCGGCTACAGCCGGGATGGATACTCAGCACGGATGTACGGATTCTCCGCCGAACTGGCGAACGAGCCGGAGAAGATGCAGGCGATCTTCGATCTGATCAACTATTCCGCGAGCGAGGAGGGGCGCACGCTCGTCTCTCACGGGATCGAGGGCGTCCACTACAACCTCGAGGATGGCGAGGTTGTCCCGACGCAGGCACGCGTGAACGAGGGGAGTTATATGTGGATCTACCAGTTCACGGGCCGGAACGAAGGTGAGTACCTCCCGATCACCTTTCCCGAAGCCGTGGACGAGATCCACTTCGCACAGGAACAGCCGACGTTCACCACGCTCGGCAGCTTGGTGCTGGCGCCGGATGGATTCAGCATGGGCGACTCGACCCGATTCGCTCAGGAAGGCTTCATCGGCTTCGTCACCGGCGATCGCTCGATGGACGAGTATGACGAATTCCTCGAGACGCTCGCCAACGACTTCGGGCACCAGGAGTACGTCGCCGCCGGCATCGAACAACTCAACGATCTCGGATTCGGCTGA
- a CDS encoding carbohydrate ABC transporter permease has translation MNLKKAKRRSGEDRIVDTLVNVLLVLVAVVSVFPLLFVVAASLTPYSEILRNGGYVIVPRDITIDAYARLFAEPEIPRALGVTVFITVVGVAFNMALTTLLAYPLSNKKLPGRTVILMGVLFTMLFNAGLIPTYLVVQATGLVDTIWGMIIPGAVAVFNLLVMKTFFERLPLELFEAARIDGAGEFRILVILAVPLSVPVLMTLTLFYAVGQWNTYMQAILYVRDSALYPLQVVIHNILERSQSLENIEAAVPTVTLQMAAVVVAAAPMVAIYPFIQRHFQKGVTLGSVKG, from the coding sequence GTGAATCTCAAGAAGGCGAAGCGGCGGTCCGGCGAGGACCGCATCGTCGATACTCTCGTCAATGTCCTCCTTGTGCTGGTTGCCGTCGTGTCGGTGTTTCCCCTGCTTTTCGTGGTGGCCGCGTCCCTGACGCCATACAGTGAGATTCTCCGCAACGGCGGATATGTAATTGTTCCGCGAGACATCACCATCGATGCTTATGCGCGCCTGTTTGCCGAGCCCGAGATCCCACGTGCGCTGGGCGTGACGGTCTTCATCACCGTGGTAGGCGTTGCCTTCAACATGGCGCTCACCACGCTGTTGGCATATCCGCTCTCCAACAAGAAGTTGCCCGGTCGGACTGTCATCCTCATGGGGGTGTTGTTCACGATGCTGTTCAACGCCGGCCTCATCCCCACCTATCTGGTAGTACAGGCGACAGGCTTGGTGGACACGATATGGGGCATGATCATTCCCGGAGCGGTCGCCGTGTTCAACCTCCTGGTCATGAAGACCTTCTTCGAGAGGCTCCCGCTCGAATTGTTCGAAGCGGCCCGCATCGACGGTGCCGGTGAGTTTCGAATCCTGGTGATCCTGGCGGTGCCGCTGTCGGTGCCAGTATTGATGACGCTCACCCTCTTCTACGCGGTGGGGCAGTGGAATACCTATATGCAGGCGATCCTGTATGTGCGGGACAGTGCGTTGTACCCGCTCCAGGTGGTGATCCACAACATTCTTGAACGGTCGCAGTCGTTGGAGAACATCGAAGCAGCTGTCCCGACGGTGACATTGCAGATGGCGGCCGTTGTCGTCGCTGCCGCTCCCATGGTCGCGATCTACCCGTTCATTCAGCGCCATTTTCAGAAAGGAGTCACGCTCGGCTCGGTCAAAGGATGA
- a CDS encoding ABC transporter permease has product MWRFRALYVMMAPALIWFIIYRYAPMGGLLIAFKDYNFVDGIFGSPWADPWYKYFQQFFQSPYFSQLLSNTAIISVLKMFWGTVPSIFVALLFYECRILWLRKWVQTLSYMPHFMSWVIIFGISAAFLAPSTGLLNRWLGAIDIGPIAFLTSNDWFQTILVGTDAWKDLGWGAIIYFAAMMGIDQQLYEAARVDGASRLRQIWHITLPGILTVIVMLFILKLGNVLEAGFEHVYVFISPQVYPTGDIIDTWVYRTGLEDLNFALASAVGMFKSVIGLVLVLAANRLARRWGGQLW; this is encoded by the coding sequence GTGTGGAGGTTCCGCGCCCTCTACGTCATGATGGCACCGGCCCTGATCTGGTTCATCATCTACCGCTACGCCCCCATGGGCGGCCTGTTGATCGCCTTCAAGGACTACAACTTTGTCGACGGCATTTTCGGGAGTCCATGGGCCGACCCGTGGTACAAGTACTTCCAGCAGTTCTTCCAGTCGCCGTACTTCTCCCAACTCCTCAGCAACACGGCCATCATCTCCGTGCTGAAGATGTTCTGGGGAACCGTGCCCTCGATCTTCGTGGCACTGTTGTTCTACGAGTGCAGGATTCTGTGGCTCCGGAAGTGGGTTCAGACACTGAGCTACATGCCGCACTTCATGTCCTGGGTGATCATCTTCGGCATCAGCGCGGCCTTCCTTGCGCCCAGTACGGGGTTGCTGAACCGATGGCTTGGCGCAATAGATATCGGTCCGATTGCCTTCCTGACCTCGAACGATTGGTTCCAGACGATTCTGGTCGGAACGGACGCGTGGAAGGACCTTGGCTGGGGGGCAATCATCTACTTCGCGGCAATGATGGGTATCGATCAGCAACTGTATGAAGCGGCGCGGGTCGACGGGGCTAGTCGACTGCGGCAAATCTGGCACATCACGCTTCCGGGGATCCTGACCGTGATCGTGATGCTGTTCATCCTCAAACTCGGCAACGTGCTCGAAGCCGGGTTCGAACACGTCTACGTCTTCATCAGTCCGCAGGTGTATCCCACTGGGGACATCATTGACACCTGGGTCTACCGAACAGGGCTAGAAGATCTCAATTTCGCGCTGGCGTCCGCGGTGGGCATGTTCAAGTCCGTGATCGGGCTGGTGCTGGTCCTGGCCGCGAACAGGCTTGCACGGCGATGGGGTGGTCAGTTGTGGTGA